Below is a genomic region from Hippea sp. KM1.
ATCGTATATATCAAACAGGGCCACCCTATAAACACCATCGATTCCTTTAATCTCTCTTTCTATGTCAGACCACCTTATAGTCCTATCAACAACTACAGCCAGATCCCTCCATACGGTGGGCAGCTTAGGCAGGCTCTCATACATAGAATGGCCAACATTCAACTCAGCAAGCCTGCTTAGGTTTATCTCGCCAATCAAAACACGCATCTTTTTGTCAAACTTCAGCTCATAAGCTGCATAGAGGTCGGGGTGCAGCTCACCAACATACCCAAAACTTTCACCGTTAACAACGAGTTCTGCCGCTCTGCCGGGGTGTAAAAAGCCCCTATTTGACCTGTTGTATTCAAAAGAAACGCCAGCTATACCTGCAACAGCCTCGCAAACAGCCTTGGCATCATAAAAATCAAAAGCCCTGCCCCTTTGGTGTATGTTGAATTGGCTCAAACCCCACAGAAGGAAGCCAACATTTATATACTCCTTGCAAAAGTCACCGTCTTTAAAGAAACTCCTGCCTATCTCAAATACAGGAACACCCTTTGCGCCTTTGCTTATATTAAACACCAAAACATCAAGCAGCGAAACGGCCAGGGTTGTTCTCATAACATTCTGGGTATCGATTAGAGGGTTTTTAAGATAAACAAAGCTCTCCTCATTGCTGTCAAATAGCTTAAGCTTCTCATCATGCACAAAGGAATAGTTCTTCGTCTCAAAAAGCCCCATATCGGCTAAGGTCTTTACAGCCTCGTCTGCATAAAAATCCACCCTATCCTGCGGCTTGAAGTATGTATTGACAACAGGCATCGTATCCGCAATGGAGTCGTATCCCTTGATCCTTGCAACCTCCTCGGCTATGTCAGCCTCGCCCTCTATATCAAACCTATAGGTGGGCACCTCAACCTCAACAACACCCTCACCTGTCTGCTCAACACCGAAGTTTAGTCCAACCAGCACATCGACGATCTCGTTCGATCCATAATTGCTACCAAGCAGCCTGTTTATACCATCAAAACTAACCGCTATCCTTTTATTCTCAAAATCCCGCTCTTTTTTATCTATAAATCCAGCATATACCCTTGCATTCGCATACCTTGAAAGCAGACTCAAAGCATACCTGCTTGCATTTAGAGCCAGATTTGGGTCAACACCCCTTTCAAACCTGTGGGATGACTCCGTATGGAGCTTTAGCCTCCTTGCTGTAAGCCTGACGCTTACCGGATTAAAGAAGGCACTCTCTAAGGCTATGGTTTTTGTATCATCCGAAACGCTTGAGAACTCACCACCCATAACACCCGCTATGGCTATAGGGCCTTTCTGGTCGGCTATCACAAGCATATCGTTTTTTAGCTCATACTCCTTGCCGTCTAAGGCAACTATACGCTCACCCTCAACGGCTGGCCTGATTACTATATTGCCGTTTAACCTATCAAGATCAAAGGCGTGCATGGGCTGGCCAAGCCCCAAAAGCACATAGTTTGTAATATCCACTATGTTGTTTATGGATCTAACACCGCACTTTAGAAGCCTCATCCTCATGAAAAACGGTGCAGGCTTTACCTCAACAGAAGCCATAGCAAGCGTATATCTGGGGCAGTTTTTATAATCCTTTACCTCAACATCTACAAATTCGTCTATTCTTTTATCAATCGTATCAAAACCGGCCTCGGGCAGGTGAACCCTCTTGTTAAACAAGGCCGCAACATCTCTTGCAACACCAAGCATACTCAAGGCATCGGCCCTGTTCGGTGTAAGCTCTATCTCAATAACACTATCATCAAATTCATCTATATCAGACAGCCTCTTGCCGTTTTCAAAGCCACTATCCAGCCTAAAAAGCTCACTGGATGACTCCTCAAGCCCCAGCTCCTCGGCGGATAAAAACATACCCTCAGAGATAAAATCGCCAAACGGCCTTCTCTCTATCCTCTTACCGCCAACCTCTGAGCCTGCTAAAACCACACCGAACTTCTCACCAACCCTGACGCTTTTATCGGCAGTGGCTATGTTTATGGTTTTTGCTCTAATATCCACCTTGCACAATGCAAGATTACCTGAATAGTCAACCCCGACAACCTCACCCACAACACTGCCGAATGTATCTATTCTCTCTATGCTATCAACCTCAAGGCCGGCCATTGTTAGCCTGTCTGCAAGCTCATTGGCATCTACATCTATATCCACAAACTCCTTTAACCACCTATAGGAAACCCTCATAACAGCCTACCCTTCGAATATGAGAATTGCTCTAAAAACCTTAAGTCGTTTTCAAAGAACAGCTTTATGTTATCTATGCCATACTTAAGCATGGCAAAGCGCTCAATACCCAACCCGAAGGCAAAACCAACATACTCATTGGGGTCGTATCCACAGTTTTTAAGCACATTGGGATGAACCATACCGCATCCCAAAACCTCAAGGTATCCGGTATGGGAGCAGACTCTGCACCCCTTGCCTTTGCAGATAATACAACCTATATCAACCTCGGCCGATGGTTCCGTAAAAGGGAAATAACTCGGCCTAAACCTTACAGGGACATCACCAAAGAACATCCTCAAGAACTCGCTCAAAACGCCCTTTAGATCCGAAAATCGGACATTTTTATCAACAAGCAATCCCTCAATCTGATGAAACATCGGTGAGTGGGTTAAATCCGAATCACGCCTGTAAACCCTGCCTGGCGAGATGAACATCACAGGCGGTTTTTGCCTTTTCATCACCCTGATTTGGGTGGGCGATGTATGGGTTCTCAAAACAACATTGTCGTTTATGTAAAATGTATCCTGCATATCCCTTGCCGGATGCTCCTTGGGTATATTGAGCATCTCAAAGTTAAATAGATCAAGTTCCACCTCAGGCCCGCTCTCAACACCAAACCCCAAGCTTCTAAATATATCCTCAATCTCCATTATGGTCTTTGTTATGGGATGAATAGCCCCGAAGTTTGCCCCCCTTGCAGGGAGCGTTATATCTATGGCCTCCTTCTTTAAGGACTCCTGTTTGGCCTTTTCAAGTAACTCCTTCGATTTTTCCTCCAAAAGCCTCTCGCAAAATCCCTTAAGCTCATTGATCTTTTTACCAAACTCCTTCTTCTCATCCCCTGCTAAATCCTTAAGCCGTTTAAACAGAGCCGTTATCTTACCCTTCTTGCCCAGAAACTGGGCCTTCAGTTGCTTTAGCTGCTCCTGGTTTTCTATACCCTTTAATAGCTGTTCAAATTCATTTTTGAGATGTTCCATAGGCACCCCTTAAAATTAAAAAATGCGAAAAAGGCTTATGATAAGCACTTTTTCGCATTATGGTGGTCATAGTAATTCTTTTTCTTAAGAAGCCTTAATATTCTCTACAAGGTTCTTAAAGGCCTCAGGCTCATAGATGGCCATCTGGCTCAGAACCTTCCTGTTTAGGTCTATGCCCTTTTGCTTCAAAAGATGCATAAACCTGCTATAACTCAAGCCATACTCCCTGACAGCAGCATTGATGCGGGCAATCCAGAGCCTCCTAAACTCCCTCTTTCTTACCTTCCTATCCCTATAGGCATAGGCAAGCGCCCTTCTTACGCTCTCCTCAGCATTCTTATAGGTTGAATGCCTCCTCTGGTAATAACCCTTGGCAAGCTTTAAAATCTTTTTATGTCTTCTTCTTCTCTTAAAACCCGTTTTTACTCTCAATTTTTACCTCCCTCTATCCCCAAGGCATCAACTCTTTGAGATTGTGTTTAACCTGACCCGACTTTATGTAATTGGGTCTCTTTAGATTCCTCTTTCTCTTTCTGGTCTTATCAAACAAAAGGTGGCTCTTGCCGGCCCTTGCATGCTTAAAATGACCCTTTGCCGTCTTGGAAAACCTCTTTGCCGCAGCTCTCCTGGTTTTAAGCTTCATCTTCTCCTCCTATTTATTTGGCACAAAGGAAACGCTTACCCTTCTTCCCTGGTAATCCGGCTTACCCTCAAGGCTGCCATACCCCTCAAGGTCGATCTTCAGCCGCTCAATAAGTTCTTCCACCAATTCCTTCTTGTCGATCTCCCTGCCACGCAGAAAGATATTGAACTTAACCTTATTCTTATCCTCTAAAAAGCTTCTGGCCATCTTAAGCTTTGTCTGATAGTCGTTTTCTGCGATCCTTGGCCTCAGCTTGAGTTCTTTAACCTTAATGGTCTTTTGAGCCTTCTTGCTCTTTTGCTGCTTCTTCTGCTTCTCATAGTTGTACTTGCCGTAATCCATTATACGGCAAACAATCGGGTCGCTATTGGGGCTAACAACAACCAAATCCAGCCCCGCATTCTCGGCCCTTCTTAAAGCCTCACTCAAAGGAACAATACCCACCTGCTCGCCCGTCTCGGTTATAAGCCTGACCTTGTCGGCTTTAATGTTCTCGTTGATGGGCGGAAGTTCCTTCCTTCTAAAATCGCCTCTTATAGCATCACCTCCTGCTATCTACTTCTTTTTGTAATCTCAAAACAAAATCATCTATACTCATACAGCCCAGATCGCCTTCTTTTCTTCTCCTGACAGATACGCTTCTGCTTTCGACCTCTTTATCTCCCACAATGAGAATATAGGGTATTTTGTCGGTTTCTGCAAACCTTATCTTCTTGCCTAAGGTCTCGTTCCTCTCCTCAAGCTCAACCCTAACGCCCTTATCCTTAAGCTGCTCAAAAACCTCTTTTGCATAGGATTCATGCTTCTCAGAAACAGGCAAAACCCTCGCCTGAACAGGCGCTATCCACAGCGGGAAATCACCCTCGAAATTCTCTATTAAGATAGCAATAAATCGCTCTATCGAGCCCAATATAACCCTATGGACCATTACAGGCTGTTTCTCTTTGCCGTCCTCATCCACATATGTCAGGTTAAATCGCTCAGGAAGCGTAAAATCACACTGGATCGTGGCGCACTGCCACCTCCTACCCAAAGCATCCTTTAGCTTCACATCTATTTTTGGCCCGTAAAAGGCCCCATCACCCTCGTTTATCTCATACTCCCTGCCTGTGTTTTCTAAGGCATTGATAAGGGCATTGGTTGCCAATTCCCACTGCTGATCCGTCCCTATGGAGTTTTCCGGCCTTGTTGAGATCTCAAGCTCATACTCAAAACCGAACATACCCATAACATCCTGCACAAAATTCAGAACACCAATGATCTCATCGTTCAGCTGGTCTGGTCTGCAGAATATATGGGCATCGTCCTGCGTGAACTCCCTAACCCTCAACAGGCCGTGCAAAACACCGCTCTTTTCATGCCTATGCACCACACCCAACTCAAAATAGCGTTTGGGCAGCTCCCTATAGCTCCTCTTCTTCGATTTATAAACCTGGATATGCCCAAGGCAGTTCATGGGCTTTATACCAAAGCTCTGGCCGTCTATCTCGGTAAAATACATATTCTCCCTGTAATGGTCAAAATGGCCACTTCTCTTCCACAGGTCTGTCCTTAAAATCTCAGGCCCCTTAACAAACTCATACCCCCTCTTCAGGTGCTCCTTCCTTTCAAACTCCTCGATCAGATACCTCAACATGGCACCCTTGGGATGCCATATGATAAGCCCGGGGCCTACCTCGTCGTTTATGCTAAAAAGATCAAGCTGCTTTCCTAATTTCCTGTGATCCCTCTTCT
It encodes:
- the pheT gene encoding phenylalanine--tRNA ligase subunit beta, translated to MRVSYRWLKEFVDIDVDANELADRLTMAGLEVDSIERIDTFGSVVGEVVGVDYSGNLALCKVDIRAKTINIATADKSVRVGEKFGVVLAGSEVGGKRIERRPFGDFISEGMFLSAEELGLEESSSELFRLDSGFENGKRLSDIDEFDDSVIEIELTPNRADALSMLGVARDVAALFNKRVHLPEAGFDTIDKRIDEFVDVEVKDYKNCPRYTLAMASVEVKPAPFFMRMRLLKCGVRSINNIVDITNYVLLGLGQPMHAFDLDRLNGNIVIRPAVEGERIVALDGKEYELKNDMLVIADQKGPIAIAGVMGGEFSSVSDDTKTIALESAFFNPVSVRLTARRLKLHTESSHRFERGVDPNLALNASRYALSLLSRYANARVYAGFIDKKERDFENKRIAVSFDGINRLLGSNYGSNEIVDVLVGLNFGVEQTGEGVVEVEVPTYRFDIEGEADIAEEVARIKGYDSIADTMPVVNTYFKPQDRVDFYADEAVKTLADMGLFETKNYSFVHDEKLKLFDSNEESFVYLKNPLIDTQNVMRTTLAVSLLDVLVFNISKGAKGVPVFEIGRSFFKDGDFCKEYINVGFLLWGLSQFNIHQRGRAFDFYDAKAVCEAVAGIAGVSFEYNRSNRGFLHPGRAAELVVNGESFGYVGELHPDLYAAYELKFDKKMRVLIGEINLSRLAELNVGHSMYESLPKLPTVWRDLAVVVDRTIRWSDIEREIKGIDGVYRVALFDIYDKLEDENRVSLTFRVVLRNDEKTFTEEEIEKIMGDVYLRLKDKFNAKLRGE
- the pheS gene encoding phenylalanine--tRNA ligase subunit alpha → MEHLKNEFEQLLKGIENQEQLKQLKAQFLGKKGKITALFKRLKDLAGDEKKEFGKKINELKGFCERLLEEKSKELLEKAKQESLKKEAIDITLPARGANFGAIHPITKTIMEIEDIFRSLGFGVESGPEVELDLFNFEMLNIPKEHPARDMQDTFYINDNVVLRTHTSPTQIRVMKRQKPPVMFISPGRVYRRDSDLTHSPMFHQIEGLLVDKNVRFSDLKGVLSEFLRMFFGDVPVRFRPSYFPFTEPSAEVDIGCIICKGKGCRVCSHTGYLEVLGCGMVHPNVLKNCGYDPNEYVGFAFGLGIERFAMLKYGIDNIKLFFENDLRFLEQFSYSKGRLL
- the rplT gene encoding 50S ribosomal protein L20; protein product: MRVKTGFKRRRRHKKILKLAKGYYQRRHSTYKNAEESVRRALAYAYRDRKVRKREFRRLWIARINAAVREYGLSYSRFMHLLKQKGIDLNRKVLSQMAIYEPEAFKNLVENIKAS
- the rpmI gene encoding 50S ribosomal protein L35 → MKLKTRRAAAKRFSKTAKGHFKHARAGKSHLLFDKTRKRKRNLKRPNYIKSGQVKHNLKELMPWG
- the infC gene encoding translation initiation factor IF-3, which encodes MAGGDAIRGDFRRKELPPINENIKADKVRLITETGEQVGIVPLSEALRRAENAGLDLVVVSPNSDPIVCRIMDYGKYNYEKQKKQQKSKKAQKTIKVKELKLRPRIAENDYQTKLKMARSFLEDKNKVKFNIFLRGREIDKKELVEELIERLKIDLEGYGSLEGKPDYQGRRVSVSFVPNK
- the thrS gene encoding threonine--tRNA ligase, translated to MRLQKGTNILDYVKKNKLKSVIAVKIDGKVVDLDTTLDEDKDVEFIDVNSEEGLEILRHSAAHIMAQAVQHVFGNAKFAIGPAIENGFYYDMDVGRTITDEDLKKIEKEMKKIVGANYKFTRQELPKEEAIKIFQDKGDEYKVEILNDIDEDVVSLYTQGDFTDLCRGPHIPSTGYLKYFKLLHVAGAYFKGDENRPMLQRIYGAAFATKEDLDNYLKFLEEVKKRDHRKLGKQLDLFSINDEVGPGLIIWHPKGAMLRYLIEEFERKEHLKRGYEFVKGPEILRTDLWKRSGHFDHYRENMYFTEIDGQSFGIKPMNCLGHIQVYKSKKRSYRELPKRYFELGVVHRHEKSGVLHGLLRVREFTQDDAHIFCRPDQLNDEIIGVLNFVQDVMGMFGFEYELEISTRPENSIGTDQQWELATNALINALENTGREYEINEGDGAFYGPKIDVKLKDALGRRWQCATIQCDFTLPERFNLTYVDEDGKEKQPVMVHRVILGSIERFIAILIENFEGDFPLWIAPVQARVLPVSEKHESYAKEVFEQLKDKGVRVELEERNETLGKKIRFAETDKIPYILIVGDKEVESRSVSVRRRKEGDLGCMSIDDFVLRLQKEVDSRR